The Podospora pseudocomata strain CBS 415.72m chromosome 1 map unlocalized CBS415.72m_1, whole genome shotgun sequence genome has a segment encoding these proteins:
- the PRB1 gene encoding proteinase B (COG:O; EggNog:ENOG503NUCW; MEROPS:MER0000356): MKGYAILSLAAAAAAAPSASIETIHGEAAPILSSANAEVIPNAYIVKFKKHVTEEKVSDHHTWIQELHTTRENERIDLKKRGQFPLVDDVFHGLKHTYKVGSEFLGYAGHFDEETIEKVRRHPDVEYIERDSIVHTMRVIEDAKCDSEIEKAAPWGLARISHRDTLGFSTFNKYLYAAEGGEGVDAYVIDTGTNVDHVDFDGRAKWGKTIPSGDADVDGNGHGTHCSGTIAGKKYGVAKKANVYAVKVLRSNGSGTMSDVVAGVEWAAKSHIQAVKEAKDGKRKGFKGSVANMSLGGGKTKTLDDTVNAAVSVGIHFAVAAGNDNADACNYSPAAAAKAVTVGASGIDDSRAYFSNYGKCTDIFAPGLSILSTWIGSKYATNTISGTSMASPHIAGLLAYYLSLQPATDSEFSLAPITPEKLKDNLLKIATEDALTDMPKGTPNLLAWNGAGCNNYTAIVEAGGYKVKKTKGTKADFDVSKLEELIENEYDVISGQVVKGVSSLSEKARKFSKKIHEMVDEELKEFLEELA, translated from the exons ATGAAGGGCTACGCCATTCTCTCACTCGCggccgctgctgccgcggCGCCAAGTGCTTCGATTGAAACCATCCATGGCGAGGCTGCGCCCATTCTTTCCTCTGCCAACGCCGAGGTCATCCCAAATGCCTACATTGTCAAGTTCAAGAAGCACGTAACTGAGGAGAAGGTGTCGGATCACCACACTTGGATCCAGGAGCTCCACACCACTCGTGAGAACGAGCGGATAGACCTCAAGAAGCGTGGTCAGTTCCCTCTGGTTGACGATGTCTTCCACGGCCTGAAGCACACCTACAAGGTCGGCTCCGAGTTCCTTGGTTATGCTGGCCACTTCGATGAGGAGACCATCGAGAAGGTCCGGAGGCACCCTGAT GTCGAGTACATCGAGCGTGACAGCATTGTCCACACCATGCGTGTGATTGAGGATGCCAAGTGCGACAGCGAGATTGAGAAGGCCGCCCCTTGGGGTCTGGCTCGTATCTCTCACCGTGATACTCTGGGcttctccaccttcaacaagtACTTGTACGCcgctgagggtggtgagggtgttgatgccTACGTTATTGACACTGGCACCAACGTCGACCACGTCGATTTCGATGGCCGTGCCAAGTGGGGTAAGACCATCCCCTCCGGCGATGCCGATGTCGATGGCAATGGCCACGGCACTCACTGCTCCGGCACTATCGCCGGCAAGAAGTATGGTgtcgccaagaaggccaacgTCTATGCCGTCAAGGTCCTTCGCTCTAACGGCTCCGGCACCATGTCTGATGTCGTCGCCGGTGTGGAGTGGGCTGCCAAGTCTCACATCCAGGCTgtcaaggaggccaaggatgGCAAGCGCAAGGGCTTCAAGGGCTCCGTCGCCAACATGtctcttggtggtggcaagaCCAAGACTCTCGATGACACTGTGAACGCCGCCGTCTCTGTCGGCATTCACTTCGCCGTCGCTGCCGGCAATGACAACGCTGATGCCTGCAACTACtcgccagctgctgctgccaaggccGTCACGGTCGGTGCCTCTGGCATTGATGACAGCCGTGCCTACTTCTCCAACTACGGCAAGTGCACTGATATCTTCGCCCCCGGTCTCAGCATTCTTTCCACCTGGATCGGCAGCAAGTacgccaccaacaccatctccgGCACTTCCATGGCCTCTCCCCATATCGCTGGTCTCTTGGCCTACTACCTTTCTCTCCAGCCCGCCACAGACTCTGAGTTCTCTCTTgctcccatcacccccgagaagctcaaggacaACCTTCTCAAGATCGCCACTGAGGATGCCCTCACCGACATGCCCAAGggcacccccaacctcctcgcctggAACGGTGCTGGTTGCAACAACTACACTGCCATCGTCGAGGCTGGCGGCTACAAGGtcaagaagaccaagggCACCAAGGCTGACTTTGATGTCTCCAAGCTTGAGGAGCTTATCGAGAACGAGTACGATGTCATCTCGGGCCAGGTCGTGAAGGGtgtctcttccctctccgaGAAGGCCCGCAAGTTCTCCAAGAAGATCCACgagatggtggatgaggagctCAAAGAGTTCCTTGAGGAGCTCGCTTAA